The genomic stretch CCTTTTTCTACCGCTTTTGTCAAAGCACTGGTCATCATCTGAATTGCTTTTTCAGAAGCCATTTTTTTAACAATTACTTCTTCTTTGGCTTTAAAAATTGTTTTTCCGTCTTTCATTATTTTATCAATGAATAGCGGCTTTACCATTCTACCCTTGTTGGCAACTCCGTTGTAGAAGGTTGTCAACTGTAAAAGATTAATATTTGATGAATATCCGTACGCAATTGAAGCCAATGTTGCAGCGTTCCATCTTTTATTATCCGGAGTTACGATTTTAGGTCTTGCTATCCCAGGAAGCTCGATATCCATTTTATCAAATAATTTCCATCTTCTTAAATGATCAAGGAAAATCTGAGGCTTTTCTGCGTAATATTTTGTGATCAGTTTTGCCGTTCCTACATTGCTCGATTTTGCCAGAACATCACTGATATCATACGTTCCACCGCCATGTCCATCAGAAATTCTTTGTTTCGCATACGTCCAGACTCCATTTCCTACATCTACAGTTGTATTCTCATCGATAAAACCATCATCCATTGCTGCCAAAAGAGAAATCGTTTTGAAAGTAGATCCCGGTTCGATATTATCTTTTAAAGCATAATTGTAGGCATCTTCATAAACTCCGGGTTCGGTCTGTCTTAAATTAACCAAAGCTTTCACTTTTCCGGTCTCAACTTCCATTACGATTACCGTTCCGTGTTTTGCTTCGAAATTGATCAGCTGTTTTTCTAAAGCCGAATGTGCAATATCCTGAATCCTAAGATCTAATGTGGTGTAAACATCCTGCCCGTCAACAGGTTCGCTTACTTTCCAGAAATCAATTGGCTTCCATTGAGACGAATTGACTCTTTGCTCCAATCTGCTTCCGTCGGTTCCGGTAAGAAACTTTGAAAAAGCACCTTCCAGACCGGATCTTACTTCGCCATTATCCATCCCAATTGTTCCGGAACCGATTTCTGAAGTTGCCAATTCTCTTTTATAGTTTCTGTCAACAATGAATCCACCTTTATTTTTACCTCTTTTAAAAATCGGAAAATCTCTGATTCTGTCGTACTGATCAAAATCTAAACCTTTTACCAAAGAGTAGTATTGGTTTTTCTTTCTCTTCTGCTCGTCGAATCTTTTTCTGAATTCAGCTCTTGGTTTTCCGAACATCTTGCTCAAAGAATCTGTAAGAGCGCCTATATTATTGCTGTAAACAGTATCTTTTATGGTTTTAAAATCAAGATAAATATCATAACGCATCACCGTTGTAGCCAAAATTGATCCGTCTGAAGCAAACAAATTTCCACGAGCGGCTTTCAGAGTTGCTGTACGGTAATTGCTGTTGATATAATCGTCTTTAATTTCCTGAACATTGGTATTCTGAAGCACCACGATTCTTGCCAAAAACATTACGAATATGCATAAAGCAACAGTTGCGAAGAGGTAACCCCATCGCAGTGTTTTTTTTCTTTTGTTATCGTAATCATTTTGTTTTTGCATCACTACTGTCTAATTTTATTAACAATTTGTGCGGGTGACTTTCTAAAGTCATTAGCGAATCTGCGGCGACTTCTTTGCCCAATTCAGATTCCATTTTTACTTTGATCAGCTTGCTTTGTGCGTAAGCGTTTCTAGATTTATATTCTTCTGTTTCTTCTTTTAAAGCGTTAACAATTTTTATTTTTTTGTTGACTAAATGATTACTGTAAATCATCGCCATCATTAAGACAAATAACAACAGGAAAAATTTGTAATGAACTTTTATTTCATCACGATTCAGAAAATTTCCTTTTATAATATCTATAAAAGTAAGCTTCTTCTGGGGACGATTTGTTGTTCTTTTTGCCACTTTATTTATTAATAATAGGTAAATAGTAATGTGTAATATTTTAAAAATTGCTTATTACCCATTTCTTATTATTTATAATTTAATTCCTGTTCTCATTTTAGCACTTCGGGCTCTTGAGTTTTCTTCAATTTCCTTATCATCAGGAATAATTGCTTTACTCTTCACCAATTCGAATGCTTTCTCGTAATTTCCGTAAATATCACGTTGCGGCTCACCTTCAAACATTCCGTTTTTCAAAAATCTTTTTACTAAACGATCTTCCAGAGAATGATAAGAAATAACTACCAATCTTCCACCAGGTTTTAACATTTTGTAAGACTGAACCAGCATTTCTTTTAAAACCTCAAGCTCTTGATTAACCTCAATTCTTATTGCCTGAAACAATTGCGCATAAAATTTATTCACTTTATGAGGCGGAAGATAACTGAATAGTTTTTTCAGATCTTCCGTGGTTTCAATTGTTTTATTTTTTCTATGATGTACGATGTCACGAGCCAACTTTCTCGCTTCTCTCAATTCACCATAGTAATAAAAAATATCTGCTAAAGATTCTTCGTCATAGTCATTGATTACTTTTTTGGCATCAAGACTCTGCATAACGTTCATTCTCATATCAAGCGGCGCATTGCTTCTTGTAGAAAAACCTCTTTCGCCAGCATCAAATTGATGAGACGAAACTCCCAAATCCGCTAAAATACCGTCAACCTGAGAAACACCATACATCAAAAGAGAATTTTCAAGAAATCTGAAATTCTGATTGATTAATGTAAATTTCGGGTCATCTATATTATTTTTGAGCGCATCAAGATCCTGATCAAAACCGTAAAGTTTTCCTTTTTCAGAAAGTCGGCTTACAATCTCGCGTGAATGTCCACCGCCACCAAATGTGCAGTCTACATAAATACCGTCCGGATTCGTCACCAAATCATCCACACTTTGCTTCAATAAAACGGGGTTATGATACATGCTTATTTGTGTTTATTTAATTATTCTTCGTCAAACGCTCCCATCACATCTTCTGCAAGACTTGCAAAATCATCTTCGTTGGTCGCAATTACTTTTTCGTATGCTTCTTTATCCCAAATTTCAAAAAGTTCTCCTGCACTCGTCACCACAATATCTTTCTGAAGATTGGCAAAATGAGTAAGATCTTTCGAAATCTGCAGTCTTCCGGCACTATCCAGCTCCACAGTTTTCACTCCGGCGGTAAACATTCTGATAAAATCTGCATTTTTTTTGATGAATCTATTCAGCTTATTTATCTTATCCATCAGCTTATCCCATGCTTTCATAGGGTACACTTCCAGACACGGTTGAAACACAGAACGCTTTACCACAAAGGTTTTATCCTCAAAGTTCTCCATCTGCTTTATAAGAGATGATGGCACTTTCAGGCGACCCTTGTCGTCTATTTTGCACTCATATGTTCCAATGAAATTTCTCATTTGGGACAAAATTATAAATATTTTTCCAAATCCTCCCACTTTTTCCCACTTTTTGACTTAATGTTAATAAGTTTCATTAAATATTGAATATCAATAAGATAAAATCATTTCCAGGATTTGCTACAAGTGGTCTTATATTTGAAGCATAGCAAAAAGAATTGTAAAAAATACCATAACAATAGGTTTCATATATTATTTTTAGTTTATATTAGTTATATCAAAAATTTTTTGGTGTTTAATTTGTATTTTTGCAAGGCTTAGAAAGGCATTATGAGATTTAGTACAAAAAAAGAAAAGAAATATACGTTTATAGAAGCTGGGGAAGGTCATCCACTTGTGCTTTTGCATGGGCTAATGGGTGGATTGAGTAATTTTGACAAAATGGTGAATTTTTTTTCAGAAAAAGGATTTAAAGTTTACGTCCCTCAATTACCGATTTACGATTTACCGGTACTCAATACCAATCTCACCACGATTGCAAAATATGTAATCAAATTTATCGAAACCAATATTGGCAAGCCGGTTACTATTGTAGGTAATTCTATGGGGGGGCATGTAGGTTTAATTTTAACTTTAGCACGTCCCGATCTGGTGCAGAACCTTGTATTAACGGGAAGTTCAGGATTATACGAGAGAGCTTTTGGCGACAGTTTTCCCAGAAAAAACGACCGTTCTTATATAAGAAAGAAAGCAGAGGAGGTTTTTTATGATCCTTCGGTAGCTACTGAAGATTTGGTAGATGAAGTTTTCAGTGTGGTAAACGACCGAATGAAAGGAATCAAAACGGTGATGCTGGCAAGAAGCGCCATCAAACACAATATGTTGAATGACCTGCCTAAAATCCAGAGACCGACATGTCTGATCTGGGGAAAACAAGACAATGTAACACCGCCTGAAGTTGCGATTGACATGCACAAATTTATCCCAAATTCAGATTTATTCTGGATCGATAAGTGCGGACATGCGGCAATGATGGAAAAACCAGATGAGTTTAACGAAATTCTTTACGACTGGGTAAAAGACAAAATATAAAATGATAAACCATTAAGACTTTCTTAATGGTTTATCTTTCTAAATAAAATTCAAGAAAAATGGTTATAAAAACAGCAGAGTTTGTGAAAAGCAGCGGAAAATGGCAGGAATGCCCTGAAGGAACGATTCCTGAGTATGCTTTTATCGGACGATCAAACGTTGGGAAGTCTTCATTAATCAACGGAATGTTGAACAGGAAAGATTTGGCAAAAACTTCAGGAACTCCAGGAAAAACTCAGTTGATCAATCATTTCCTTATTAATGAAAACTGGTTTCTTACCGATTTACCAGGATACGGATATGCAAAAGTCTCAAAAGTAATGAGAAGAGATTTTGAAAAATTGATTAATAATTATATTTTAAACAGAAATAACCTCGTTAATCTTTTCGTCCTTGTTGATTCTCGTCACAGTCCGCAAAATATTGATTTGGAGTTTATCCAATGGTGTGGAGAAAGTGGCGTTCCTTTTTCAATTGTTTTCACGAAAGCTGATAAGCTTAAGCCAAGCATTTTGATTAAAAATGTGGAAGACTACAAAACTGAGCTTCACAAAACATGGGAAGATTTACCGGAAATCTACGTTACCTCTGGGGAAAAGAAAACCGGAACTGAAGAAATTTTAAGTTTTATTCAAAAAACGAATGAATTTTTGACTAATAACAGCGTAACATTCAATGAATAATATCGTTTGGAAAATAAAAAGTTTCGAAGAACTGACGACTTCTGAACTTTACGAAATCATCAAAGCAAGAGTAGATGTTTTTGTGGTAGAACAAAACTGCCCTTATCCCGATTTGGATAAATACGATCAAAAAGCATTACATCTCTGGGCAGAGCAGGAAGATCAAACCGTGTTGGCATATTGCCGAATTTTCGATAAAGGAATAAAATATAACGAGACCTCAATAGGAAGAGTTTTAACCTCAGCAAATGGGAGAGGAAAAAATCTAGGCAAACAATTGATACAATATGCTGTTGAAACCATTGAAAACCGTTTCAAAACTTCTGAAGTAAGAATTTCTGCACAAGATTATCTTTTAAGATTTTATTCAGGTTTTGGCTTTAAAGAAACTGACAAGAAATATCTGGAAGACAACATTCCGCACACAGAGATGTTTAGATCTTAACATCCAAGCTTCGCAAATGCGGGGCTTTTTTTATTTATAGAAAGAGAAATTATGCAGGTATATTTAAATATCATCATATAATTCTTCAGACTTATATTAAAAAATTACATTGAAAGAAAGTGCCGCAGGAAAAAATTTCTCCTACGGCACAAAACACAAATGATAAATAACGTATTTCTTATTTACTATATTAATTATTTGTTTCTTAATTTACTGCGATTGCAATTATTGAATTTTCAGACCAATTTCCTGTAAAATTATTTAAGAATCCACCTGATATTGTTCCCGAAACTTCAGTAGCACCAGCAATATATTTATAAGTTTTACTTGCTCCGGAAGTATTATTAATGAAAATCACTCCGGTTTTCGAATCTTCACGATGTGGTCCGGATACAGTGAAAGTCATAGAGCTTGGCTGTGTAATATCTGCGGAAGGTGATGCAGCCTGCCCTATAGTCGTTACATTGGTTTGATCAGAAAAGGAAGACCTCACAAGCATCCAATCGTCTGGAGATATAAGTATGCTGGTACTTCCTGAATCATTTCCAGTAATATAAGTAAATTGAGTGATTGTTACCAGCCATTTTCCCGGAGGCAAAGTAATCGATGCTCCGGTATACCTTAAATCCGAAAATTGTTCGAAAGGTAAGTTATATCCTCCAATCTCGCCTTTTACGACAGAAACTTTAGGCGATTGCCATGTTCCTACACCGTCTGCGTCAGAAGTCAATATTTTATCTGCTCCTTGCGTACCATCTACAATTTTCACAGCACCATTGGTTGTGCCGTTGTTAACTTCTAGTCTTGTGGAAGGTGCTGTAGTACCAATTCCTATATTTCCTGCGGGGGCTGCTTGTGTTCCGGTTAGTCCGGTTCCAAAAATAGCTCCGCCGATATTGAGTTGGTTACTGCCTGTGCTAGTAGCTAAATCCTGAAATGAGCCAATTGCTATATTATTGGAGGTTGCATCCTCCAAATTACCACCTGCAGTAAATCCTATACCAATATTATGACGTCCTGTTTTATTAAGCGGATTTGACAAGGCACTATGTCCGATGGCGACATTTAAGTCTCCTGTTGTATTGTAGGGTAAAGTACTTTGCCCAATAGCGACATTACTGTTTCCTTCTGTGTTTCCTGTCATCGCACTGTGTCCGATAGCAACATTTGAAAAACCTTCTGTACTGTTGTACAAAGCAAAACTGCCCATTGCAACATTGTTTCCTCCTGTGTCATTTGCTTTTAAACTTTCATATCCTACAACAGCATTACTGTTTTTGTTGCCACTACCCCTTCCGACAGTAATTCCATTCAAATTTAAATCTCCACCTGTAATTGTCTTGATCGTGTTGTTTGCATCGACTGTATTATAAGTTCGCTCTCGCTCTGTATTATTGGTTTTTACTATAAAATCCTGAGTATCTGTAGTACCTATAAAATTTGCTCCGGCCGTGGTTCCGCTGTTTCCTACAAGAGACCAATCATTTCCAGTTCCTGTAGCTAAGTCCTGCCAAGTTGCTAAACCATTTGCATCGGAAGTTAAAATTTTACCTGCTCCCTGTGTTCCATCTACGATTTTAATAGCTCCGTTTGTTGTGCCATTATTGATTTCTAGCTTTGTAGTCGGTGCG from Chryseobacterium indoltheticum encodes the following:
- the yihA gene encoding ribosome biogenesis GTP-binding protein YihA/YsxC, which gives rise to MVIKTAEFVKSSGKWQECPEGTIPEYAFIGRSNVGKSSLINGMLNRKDLAKTSGTPGKTQLINHFLINENWFLTDLPGYGYAKVSKVMRRDFEKLINNYILNRNNLVNLFVLVDSRHSPQNIDLEFIQWCGESGVPFSIVFTKADKLKPSILIKNVEDYKTELHKTWEDLPEIYVTSGEKKTGTEEILSFIQKTNEFLTNNSVTFNE
- a CDS encoding GNAT family N-acetyltransferase, which codes for MNNIVWKIKSFEELTTSELYEIIKARVDVFVVEQNCPYPDLDKYDQKALHLWAEQEDQTVLAYCRIFDKGIKYNETSIGRVLTSANGRGKNLGKQLIQYAVETIENRFKTSEVRISAQDYLLRFYSGFGFKETDKKYLEDNIPHTEMFRS
- a CDS encoding FtsL-like putative cell division protein: MAKRTTNRPQKKLTFIDIIKGNFLNRDEIKVHYKFFLLLFVLMMAMIYSNHLVNKKIKIVNALKEETEEYKSRNAYAQSKLIKVKMESELGKEVAADSLMTLESHPHKLLIKLDSSDAKTK
- a CDS encoding alpha/beta fold hydrolase, yielding MRFSTKKEKKYTFIEAGEGHPLVLLHGLMGGLSNFDKMVNFFSEKGFKVYVPQLPIYDLPVLNTNLTTIAKYVIKFIETNIGKPVTIVGNSMGGHVGLILTLARPDLVQNLVLTGSSGLYERAFGDSFPRKNDRSYIRKKAEEVFYDPSVATEDLVDEVFSVVNDRMKGIKTVMLARSAIKHNMLNDLPKIQRPTCLIWGKQDNVTPPEVAIDMHKFIPNSDLFWIDKCGHAAMMEKPDEFNEILYDWVKDKI
- a CDS encoding penicillin-binding transpeptidase domain-containing protein, translating into MQKQNDYDNKRKKTLRWGYLFATVALCIFVMFLARIVVLQNTNVQEIKDDYINSNYRTATLKAARGNLFASDGSILATTVMRYDIYLDFKTIKDTVYSNNIGALTDSLSKMFGKPRAEFRKRFDEQKRKKNQYYSLVKGLDFDQYDRIRDFPIFKRGKNKGGFIVDRNYKRELATSEIGSGTIGMDNGEVRSGLEGAFSKFLTGTDGSRLEQRVNSSQWKPIDFWKVSEPVDGQDVYTTLDLRIQDIAHSALEKQLINFEAKHGTVIVMEVETGKVKALVNLRQTEPGVYEDAYNYALKDNIEPGSTFKTISLLAAMDDGFIDENTTVDVGNGVWTYAKQRISDGHGGGTYDISDVLAKSSNVGTAKLITKYYAEKPQIFLDHLRRWKLFDKMDIELPGIARPKIVTPDNKRWNAATLASIAYGYSSNINLLQLTTFYNGVANKGRMVKPLFIDKIMKDGKTIFKAKEEVIVKKMASEKAIQMMTSALTKAVEKGTGRSIFTPNLKMAGKTGTARFEYWLPGPMKYRASFAGFYPADNPKYTCYVMISEPNTAKGFYGGTVSAPVFKEIAGKTFLKTPQNVEKEMLVDRKVNLNKMVEPNVKVAVNNKQMPSVVGLIGKNVIPQLENLGYRVDFKGVGRIKEQFPLEGTTISKNQRIYLSLQN
- the mraZ gene encoding division/cell wall cluster transcriptional repressor MraZ, with the translated sequence MRNFIGTYECKIDDKGRLKVPSSLIKQMENFEDKTFVVKRSVFQPCLEVYPMKAWDKLMDKINKLNRFIKKNADFIRMFTAGVKTVELDSAGRLQISKDLTHFANLQKDIVVTSAGELFEIWDKEAYEKVIATNEDDFASLAEDVMGAFDEE
- the rsmH gene encoding 16S rRNA (cytosine(1402)-N(4))-methyltransferase RsmH, with translation MYHNPVLLKQSVDDLVTNPDGIYVDCTFGGGGHSREIVSRLSEKGKLYGFDQDLDALKNNIDDPKFTLINQNFRFLENSLLMYGVSQVDGILADLGVSSHQFDAGERGFSTRSNAPLDMRMNVMQSLDAKKVINDYDEESLADIFYYYGELREARKLARDIVHHRKNKTIETTEDLKKLFSYLPPHKVNKFYAQLFQAIRIEVNQELEVLKEMLVQSYKMLKPGGRLVVISYHSLEDRLVKRFLKNGMFEGEPQRDIYGNYEKAFELVKSKAIIPDDKEIEENSRARSAKMRTGIKL